From the Candidatus Aegiribacteria sp. genome, the window AGAGCAGGCTTGCGATTCCCTGAACCGATGCGTCCAGAGAGTCCATCCCGGAATGGGAAACCAGTCTAGCCATCCAGCTGCCGTTCTCGGTAGGTAGAGAATCGATTCCAGTATTCAACACATTCATGTTCAGCGCTTCAGCCGCATTCTCAAGATTCCGGATAGCTGCTGAAGATGGTTTATCACCATAAAAATCCTGAAGCAGAAAACCGGCTGGATTATCTGCCTTGCCAAGGCGGCAAATGACTATCCAGAAGAATTTTTCATCTTTCAGTGTGGTAAGGCGGTACGGTGCAAGCTCAGAACGTTCAGCATATGAACCTGCTTTGATTGATACAGGTTCGTTGCTATTCCTGAGGATTCTGAGAAGTCTGTGATTTGCGGGTAACATATATCTGTCAATAACTGAATTATCTCTAGCCACAAAGTTTTCCAACCTGTAAAATCCATCATCATGCTGAATAAACAGACATGTGGAATCCGCACTGGAATTCCTTTGAATGATAGTCAGCAGTGGATAGGATAGAATTGTTCCTGTTTTCGAGGATATGTTATCGGTCTCTTCCTCCTTTTTTCTCCCGAATGAAAAGGCCTCATTCAGGAACAGTTCCTTTTCAGCCAACCAGTCAGCAACCAGACCAAAAAGAAACGGGACAAGAAGAGCCTTCAGGGCGGGCAGGAGTAATGGGATAAGTTTTGTGAGCAGCGATCCCTCTCCGGACCAGATAGAAGCATTCAGTAAGGCGAAAGCTTCTACAAATCCTATAAGCAGACCAAGTTCAGTTGCTTCCACTCCGGTTGGGGACAGGGACACCCACATCAGAAAAAGAAGATATCCTGAATAGAAAAGACTGCTGCTTCCACCTGTGAACTGTACACTTATCATTATTCCAACGCAAACCCAGTAGATGATTAATCTGTCAGAAGATCTTCGTGATTTCTTTTGCGAAGTTACTGCAAGAGCGGCAGATAGCAGAAAAATGCCTGCAGCAATAAGAACAAAGGTCAAATCATCCTCACTTGAGTTGCTGTGAAGCAGTCTGCCGGATGCTATAATAAGCACTACTGCCACCAGCACGCTGAAGCCCGCTATTCTCAAGGTTCTCAAAACAGCTGTTTCTCCAGTCTGTTGATTCAGATAAATGGATATGATTTTAAGGTTGTCCGTTAATACAACTATGTATAATACTACATCGGTCGTCCCCCCGAATCTGTAAAGGGGTTGACGATTGAACGGACATTTCAGATTATTTGCATGCTTATCTGATGTACTCGCTGAGTAATCCAGTTAAATTTCTCGACGGGAAATCTTTTTAGACTTATAGGATGCAGAAATTCTCATGTGTATTAAGTGTCAGCAGAGAATTTGGCACTGTCACTGTATATATTCATTTGTAAAACCCGAATTGAAGAGGATTTATGAACCAAAAACCTCAACACGACTACTCGCTTGCCGAACTGGAAAAGAAGACACTCGTTGACCTTCAGTCATTAGCCAGAGAGAAGAAAGTCGAAAAAGTATCAGGGACAAGAAAAAGTGATCTCATAAGAAAGCTTCTTGAGAATAAGACTGAGCGAAACGGACTGGAGTACTCAACGGGTGTTCTGGAAGTACTCTCTGAGGGATACGGATTTCTCAGATCAAATGAAGGTTGCTATCTTCCGAGTTCAACGGATATTTATGTGTCACCATCTCAAATTAAACGATTTTCGCTGAGTACAGGTGACACAATATCAGGTCAGGTAAGGAAACCCAAGGACGGCGAAAAATACTTTGCTCTGCTGAGAATTGAGAGTGTTAACGGTAGAAGCCTTGAAGAATTGAAACACAGACCTGCTTTCGACACACTGGTTCCCTATTATCCCGAATCAAGGTTTATTCTTGAAACCAATGCTGAGAATATAGCGGGACGGGTTCTTGATTTACTGGCTCCGATAGGAAAAGGGCAGAGAGCTCTTGTAGTTTCCCCTCCGAGAGCTGGAAAGACAATGCTTCTACAGAGTATTGCAAACAGCATTTCCGCTAATTCTCCTGAAGCGAAACTGATGATTCTTCTGATTGATGAACGTCCTGAAGAAGTGACGGATATGAGAAGACACGTTCAGGGAGAAGTAATTGCCTCTACTTTCGATGAAGCCCCCAAAAGACATATTCAGGTTACAGATATGGTTCTTGCAAAGGCCAAGAGACTCGTTGAAAGTGGTTACGATGTTGTCATTCTCCTTGATTCGATAACAAGGCTGGCCAGAGCCAATAACCAGGTTATTCCACATTCAGGTAAAATTCTCTCTGGTGGAGTTGACTCTAACGCTCTTCAAAGACCTAAAAGGTTCTTTGGAGCTGCAAGGAACATTGTTGACGGCGGGAGCCTTACAATTATTGCTACAGCTCTTATTGATACCGGCAGCAGGATGGATGAAGTTATTTTCGAGGAGTTTAAGGGAACCGGAAACTCTGAAATAGTACTTGACAGGCGCCTTGCTGACAGACGGATATATCCGGCAATTGATATAACCAAGACAGGCACCAGGAAAGAAGAACTGCTGATTGAACCGAATGCTCTGTCCAGGGTTTGGATCATGCGGAAAATTCTGGTTGACATGAACCCGGTTGAAGCCATGGAAGTATTGAAGAAGCAGCTTTCTAAATACAAATCCAACAAACTGTTCCTTGACGCAATGGCTTCGATGTCTGA encodes:
- a CDS encoding diguanylate cyclase — translated: MRTLRIAGFSVLVAVVLIIASGRLLHSNSSEDDLTFVLIAAGIFLLSAALAVTSQKKSRRSSDRLIIYWVCVGIMISVQFTGGSSSLFYSGYLLFLMWVSLSPTGVEATELGLLIGFVEAFALLNASIWSGEGSLLTKLIPLLLPALKALLVPFLFGLVADWLAEKELFLNEAFSFGRKKEEETDNISSKTGTILSYPLLTIIQRNSSADSTCLFIQHDDGFYRLENFVARDNSVIDRYMLPANHRLLRILRNSNEPVSIKAGSYAERSELAPYRLTTLKDEKFFWIVICRLGKADNPAGFLLQDFYGDKPSSAAIRNLENAAEALNMNVLNTGIDSLPTENGSWMARLVSHSGMDSLDASVQGIASLLSEIIPDSTVSIADVNVENKEIRVWVSRGPLARWRRKRVSSISEGLAGWIVKNRVPCKRSGIKHGERNVSSFSSEGDLNLRVGSCMGVPAMRDNEVFAVIIVEHEDDKAFDQYHESIILAAAGLLALTDELADFRNRFRNISGRDTLTGLPGITLFDRHLHEMAKRVQTYGWSIGVLVADIDEFELINRNHGYSEGDKVLKEAATRFRNCFSDEILISRTGPDSFAACIPKAERAEMEALSQRVADALSWRYISRTSDTQISITASIGGCYTHVNRKVQQLTGEAEKIAEDVSKTGCGNCQVHKVTLTNTAQSD
- the rho gene encoding transcription termination factor Rho, with amino-acid sequence MNQKPQHDYSLAELEKKTLVDLQSLAREKKVEKVSGTRKSDLIRKLLENKTERNGLEYSTGVLEVLSEGYGFLRSNEGCYLPSSTDIYVSPSQIKRFSLSTGDTISGQVRKPKDGEKYFALLRIESVNGRSLEELKHRPAFDTLVPYYPESRFILETNAENIAGRVLDLLAPIGKGQRALVVSPPRAGKTMLLQSIANSISANSPEAKLMILLIDERPEEVTDMRRHVQGEVIASTFDEAPKRHIQVTDMVLAKAKRLVESGYDVVILLDSITRLARANNQVIPHSGKILSGGVDSNALQRPKRFFGAARNIVDGGSLTIIATALIDTGSRMDEVIFEEFKGTGNSEIVLDRRLADRRIYPAIDITKTGTRKEELLIEPNALSRVWIMRKILVDMNPVEAMEVLKKQLSKYKSNKLFLDAMASMSE